The Corynebacterium vitaeruminis DSM 20294 genome window below encodes:
- the pheS gene encoding phenylalanine--tRNA ligase subunit alpha, translating to MSENPAIELTEESLNAAAQAAVEAFEAAANLEELAVARRDHLGDAAPIPSARKALGSLPKDQRKDAGRIVNIARGRVEKRFAEVKQELEEKRNAEVLKAERVDVTVPSTRSQVGALHPITTLSENIADIFVAMGYEVADGPEVEAEYFNFDSLNFIPDHPARTLQDTFHVEQPGSKQVLRTHTSPVQMRTMLSREVPIYVVCPGRVFRTDELDATHTPVFHQVEGLAVDKGLSMAHLKGTLDHLAKTLFGPETKTRMRTNYFPFTEPSAEVDVWFPNKKGGAGWIEWGGCGMVNPNVLRAAGIDPEVYTGFAFGMGLERTLQFRNGLNDMRDMVEGDVRFTQPFGVRA from the coding sequence GTGTCCGAGAATCCAGCAATTGAATTGACCGAGGAGAGCCTCAACGCCGCAGCTCAGGCGGCGGTCGAGGCGTTCGAGGCCGCAGCCAACTTGGAAGAGCTCGCCGTTGCACGTCGCGACCACCTGGGCGACGCCGCCCCGATCCCTTCCGCGCGCAAGGCCCTGGGCTCGCTGCCCAAGGACCAGCGCAAGGACGCTGGCCGCATCGTCAACATAGCGCGCGGCCGCGTCGAAAAGCGATTTGCTGAGGTCAAGCAGGAGCTGGAGGAGAAGCGCAACGCCGAGGTCCTCAAGGCCGAGCGCGTGGACGTGACCGTGCCTTCCACCCGTTCCCAGGTGGGCGCGCTGCACCCGATCACGACTCTGAGCGAGAACATCGCCGACATCTTCGTGGCCATGGGCTACGAGGTCGCCGACGGCCCCGAGGTCGAGGCCGAGTACTTCAACTTCGATTCGCTGAACTTCATCCCGGACCACCCGGCCCGCACCCTGCAGGACACCTTCCACGTCGAGCAGCCGGGCTCGAAGCAGGTGCTGCGCACGCACACCTCGCCGGTGCAGATGCGCACCATGCTCTCCCGCGAGGTTCCCATCTATGTCGTGTGCCCGGGCCGCGTGTTCCGCACCGATGAGCTCGACGCCACGCACACCCCGGTGTTCCACCAGGTCGAGGGCCTGGCCGTCGACAAGGGCCTGTCCATGGCCCACCTGAAGGGCACCCTGGATCACCTGGCCAAGACCCTGTTCGGCCCGGAGACCAAGACCCGCATGCGCACCAACTACTTCCCGTTCACCGAGCCGTCCGCCGAGGTCGACGTCTGGTTCCCCAACAAGAAGGGCGGCGCCGGCTGGATCGAGTGGGGCGGCTGCGGCATGGTCAACCCCAACGTCCTGCGCGCCGCGGGCATCGACCCGGAGGTCTACACCGGCTTCGCCTTCGGCATGGGCCTCGAGCGCACCCTGCAGTTCCGCAACGGCCTCAACGATATGCGCGACATGGTCGAGGGCGACGTCCGCTTCACCCAACCGTTCGGCGTCCGCGCCTAA
- a CDS encoding GIY-YIG nuclease family protein has product MGIQKRNAEEFRFRRFELRGATSLASILEGGHTGIYILEFANGERYVGQSVDVRSRFTQHVHGSGHKPWTDVTAFAFLDVPAADLNRVERLIIETQRGLRRFCWSL; this is encoded by the coding sequence ATGGGAATACAAAAACGCAACGCCGAAGAGTTCCGTTTTAGGCGATTTGAACTGCGGGGAGCGACGTCCTTGGCGTCGATCCTCGAGGGCGGCCATACCGGAATTTATATTCTCGAGTTTGCAAACGGAGAGCGTTACGTAGGGCAAAGTGTCGACGTTCGTTCTCGATTTACTCAGCATGTGCACGGGTCAGGTCATAAGCCTTGGACGGATGTCACCGCATTTGCGTTCTTAGACGTCCCAGCTGCTGACCTCAATCGGGTTGAGAGGCTGATAATTGAAACCCAACGGGGCCTGCGGAGGTTTTGTTGGAGTCTTTAG
- a CDS encoding IS3 family transposase, which yields MAEENLQPVQRRKGVYSSYEGENQHCPENLILVGDDGQLPPRWGQPSTHFTTHNATYPDAPLQHDFHADHPGQRLVTDISEFKAKDGKLYLSPLVDLFDGMVISATAGCHPTTELAVVMLEEGLATLEEKSCPIVHTDRGGQYRSQAWCNAAGDKDTPRFIPSMSRKATSGDNAVAEGFFGMLKRDLFPTARACENYTIAELIRKIDQYIDWYNNRRVKAGLGYKTIKQNREEYSRQTQAA from the coding sequence ATGGCCGAAGAAAACCTTCAGCCTGTCCAGCGCAGGAAAGGCGTGTACAGCTCCTATGAAGGCGAAAACCAGCACTGCCCAGAAAACCTCATCCTCGTCGGTGATGACGGGCAGCTGCCACCTAGGTGGGGACAACCATCTACGCACTTTACGACCCATAACGCCACCTACCCCGATGCGCCGCTGCAGCATGACTTTCATGCCGATCACCCGGGCCAACGGCTGGTGACTGATATCAGCGAATTCAAAGCCAAAGACGGGAAACTGTATCTTTCCCCGCTGGTGGATTTGTTTGATGGGATGGTGATATCCGCGACTGCTGGTTGTCACCCCACCACGGAACTAGCCGTTGTCATGCTAGAAGAAGGACTTGCCACACTAGAAGAAAAGTCCTGCCCGATCGTCCACACCGATCGTGGCGGCCAATACCGAAGCCAAGCCTGGTGCAACGCGGCCGGCGACAAGGACACCCCACGGTTTATCCCATCGATGTCACGAAAAGCCACAAGCGGTGACAATGCCGTGGCAGAGGGCTTCTTCGGGATGCTCAAACGCGATCTATTCCCCACCGCCAGAGCCTGCGAAAACTACACCATCGCTGAGCTAATCCGGAAAATAGATCAATACATCGATTGGTACAATAACCGCAGAGTCAAAGCCGGGCTAGGCTACAAGACCATCAAACAAAACCGCGAGGAATACTCACGGCAAACCCAGGCCGCCTAA
- a CDS encoding alpha/beta hydrolase — protein sequence MKKALRIAGVVLAALLAAGAMGVGGWAWYTTGYHGRLVRALEKAGFAEQRVEVNGVELNVGVSRPRDATPIVLIHGQASAWRQYGYALRDLARTNQIFAIDVPGHGGSARMGSYKATEVAEVLAGYIATIGQPVTLSGHSSGGQLAAIIAAAHPELVKSVVLEDPPFFATELPAAKNTWNYQDLATETHEFLASGEDDWQGYQWRTQKLWEFFGGSAQGFIDDGADYHEKHPGEPITLWMMPPAMNEAEVYVMDYDPAFGDAFYTGYWNEGFDQAATLAAIKAPVTYVHCRARYEGEVLLAAASDADAARVMESLPAGATKIESDSGHNFPVEKREQFVDIIRSTVN from the coding sequence ATGAAGAAGGCGCTGAGGATCGCGGGAGTCGTGCTGGCGGCGCTGCTCGCCGCGGGCGCGATGGGCGTCGGGGGCTGGGCGTGGTACACGACGGGCTACCACGGCCGCCTCGTCAGGGCGCTGGAGAAGGCGGGCTTCGCCGAGCAACGGGTCGAGGTGAACGGTGTGGAGCTCAACGTCGGGGTCAGCCGGCCCCGCGACGCCACCCCGATCGTCCTCATCCACGGCCAGGCGAGCGCCTGGCGGCAATACGGATACGCGTTGCGCGACCTCGCGAGGACGAATCAGATCTTTGCGATCGACGTGCCCGGGCACGGCGGGTCGGCGCGGATGGGCTCCTATAAGGCGACTGAGGTCGCGGAGGTGCTGGCGGGCTACATCGCCACCATCGGCCAACCTGTGACGCTGAGCGGTCACTCCTCCGGAGGGCAACTCGCCGCCATCATCGCGGCGGCGCACCCCGAGCTGGTGAAGTCGGTCGTTCTGGAAGACCCGCCCTTCTTTGCAACTGAGCTTCCCGCGGCCAAGAACACGTGGAACTACCAGGACCTGGCAACCGAGACCCACGAGTTCCTCGCCAGCGGGGAGGACGACTGGCAGGGCTACCAGTGGCGCACCCAGAAGCTGTGGGAGTTCTTCGGGGGCTCGGCGCAGGGATTCATCGACGACGGAGCGGACTACCACGAGAAGCACCCGGGGGAGCCCATCACACTGTGGATGATGCCGCCCGCCATGAACGAGGCGGAGGTGTACGTGATGGACTACGACCCGGCCTTCGGGGACGCCTTCTATACCGGCTATTGGAACGAGGGCTTCGATCAGGCGGCCACGCTCGCGGCCATCAAAGCGCCGGTCACCTATGTCCACTGCCGGGCGCGTTATGAGGGCGAGGTGCTCCTCGCGGCCGCGAGCGACGCCGACGCTGCACGGGTCATGGAGTCGCTACCTGCGGGCGCCACAAAGATCGAGTCGGACTCGGGGCACAACTTCCCCGTGGAGAAGCGGGAGCAGTTCGTTGACATCATCCGCAGCACGGTAAATTAG
- a CDS encoding GntP family permease: protein MSTIRGEGPGVLWGRACAKRFNVEMPKFFGTVDDSDLSQELPSMGKVLSCLVLPALLIFLNTGLNALVQSGVIAGTVTDQAKNVRTADSPWVVALIQLGQTPIALLISVLVAMVVLGRHIRSDKTGIEKIMDSSLGPVCSVILVTGAGGMFGGILRASGIGDALADVMRDLGVPLLLATYLVAVALRIAQGSATVALITSISLMAPAVAAASLSQLGVACIVLAASAGSVMASHVNDSGFWLVGRLLGMDVKTTLRAWTVQQTIESLMGFALVSVVYVVFA, encoded by the coding sequence GTGTCCACAATCCGGGGTGAGGGTCCCGGCGTGTTGTGGGGCAGGGCGTGCGCCAAGCGCTTCAATGTCGAGATGCCAAAGTTCTTCGGGACCGTCGATGACAGTGATCTATCTCAAGAGCTTCCAAGCATGGGAAAGGTACTGTCGTGCCTCGTTCTGCCAGCACTCCTGATCTTCCTAAACACCGGCCTGAACGCGCTTGTGCAGTCAGGCGTGATCGCCGGGACAGTGACGGATCAAGCAAAAAACGTGAGAACTGCAGATTCCCCCTGGGTGGTCGCCCTCATTCAGCTGGGTCAAACCCCGATCGCTTTGCTCATCTCGGTCCTTGTCGCAATGGTGGTCTTGGGAAGGCACATTAGATCCGACAAAACGGGAATTGAGAAGATCATGGACTCGTCGCTTGGACCAGTTTGCTCGGTCATCCTGGTCACCGGCGCAGGTGGCATGTTCGGCGGCATTCTTCGTGCTTCCGGAATTGGCGACGCTCTCGCGGATGTGATGCGTGATCTTGGTGTCCCGCTGTTGTTAGCAACGTATCTCGTCGCCGTGGCGCTGCGAATTGCCCAAGGGTCTGCCACCGTTGCGCTCATTACCTCCATCTCCCTCATGGCCCCGGCAGTGGCGGCGGCCTCATTGTCGCAGCTTGGAGTGGCGTGCATCGTCTTGGCGGCCTCTGCCGGTTCGGTCATGGCCTCGCATGTCAACGACTCAGGATTCTGGCTGGTCGGACGATTGCTTGGGATGGATGTCAAGACAACGTTGCGGGCCTGGACAGTGCAGCAAACCATTGAGTCACTGATGGGGTTTGCGTTGGTGTCCGTGGTCTACGTCGTGTTCGCATAG
- a CDS encoding IS256 family transposase, whose product MTVARRDPADKAKIDAIEQKLLANPEIAKLIDELGTSTTDANDLVRGMLQASITRGLNAEMDAHLGYQAGDRDGKAAVGTDNHRNGSYPKTIDSNYGPVTVDVPRDRAGTFVPTMVPKGSRRLTDIDDLIISLYAGGMTIRDIQHHLATTMGVDISHETISAITDAVLDEVMVWQNRQLDEFYPVIFLDALRIKVRDGGRVINKSAYMAIGVDLEGIKHILGLWIAKEEGASLWAQVCSNLANRGVKDVFIVCCDGLKGLPEAVESTWPGSMVQTCIVHLIRAANRWVSYGDRRAVSAALKKVYTAPDEPTAAAALDEFEASELGEKYPRSVKVWRDAWERFTPFLQFPPAARKVIYTTNSIESFNNELRKATRNRVQFTNDESAMKTLWLMICHIEDKRAVKRAREGKRVSASAGRLVEGGRVAGWKHAINQMAVAYPDRFDKYM is encoded by the coding sequence ATGACTGTGGCACGACGAGACCCAGCCGATAAGGCCAAGATTGACGCAATCGAGCAGAAGCTGCTTGCTAACCCAGAAATCGCGAAGTTGATTGATGAGCTCGGTACCTCTACCACTGATGCGAACGACCTAGTTCGAGGCATGTTACAGGCCTCGATTACAAGGGGTTTGAACGCTGAAATGGATGCCCACCTGGGGTATCAGGCTGGTGATCGAGACGGTAAAGCCGCTGTCGGTACGGATAATCACCGAAACGGCAGCTACCCGAAGACCATTGACTCGAACTACGGGCCGGTCACCGTGGACGTCCCAAGAGACAGAGCTGGCACGTTTGTCCCCACGATGGTGCCGAAAGGCTCGAGGCGTTTAACCGATATCGATGATCTGATCATCAGCTTGTACGCAGGTGGCATGACAATCCGTGATATCCAGCATCATCTCGCCACCACGATGGGTGTGGATATCTCCCACGAGACAATCTCGGCGATTACCGACGCCGTACTTGATGAAGTCATGGTGTGGCAAAACCGCCAGTTGGATGAGTTCTACCCAGTCATCTTCCTTGACGCGTTGCGAATCAAGGTCCGTGATGGGGGCCGTGTGATCAACAAGTCTGCGTACATGGCCATCGGAGTGGATCTCGAAGGAATCAAGCACATCCTGGGCTTGTGGATCGCCAAGGAGGAAGGAGCATCGTTGTGGGCCCAGGTGTGTTCCAACCTCGCTAACCGCGGTGTCAAAGATGTCTTCATCGTCTGCTGCGACGGGCTCAAAGGCCTACCAGAAGCCGTGGAATCCACCTGGCCTGGGTCCATGGTTCAAACGTGTATCGTGCACCTGATCAGGGCGGCAAATAGGTGGGTTTCCTACGGGGATCGTAGGGCCGTATCTGCAGCGTTGAAAAAGGTCTACACCGCACCGGATGAGCCAACCGCTGCCGCAGCCTTGGATGAGTTCGAGGCGTCTGAACTAGGTGAGAAGTACCCGAGGTCGGTGAAGGTGTGGCGGGATGCGTGGGAGAGGTTTACCCCGTTTCTGCAGTTCCCACCGGCTGCGAGGAAGGTGATCTATACGACGAACTCGATTGAATCTTTCAATAATGAGCTGCGGAAGGCCACCCGGAACAGGGTGCAGTTCACTAATGATGAGTCAGCGATGAAGACGCTGTGGCTGATGATCTGCCATATCGAAGACAAACGAGCAGTCAAGCGGGCTAGGGAAGGCAAACGCGTCTCCGCCTCTGCTGGCCGGCTCGTGGAAGGTGGACGGGTTGCCGGATGGAAACACGCCATCAACCAGATGGCTGTGGCCTACCCCGACCGCTTCGACAAATACATGTAA
- a CDS encoding TrmH family RNA methyltransferase, with translation MTVDLDFENAFTERTPRIVKAAKLHRAPERRKAKSFIVEGENSVEAAVATGAAQDVFVTEKAAERFEPIVRMAGHMNVYVHPITERAAKHLSDTNATPGIFAVCEPVLWSTGKALGGRPNLVSVPVLTNDPGNAGTLIRVSDAMGADAVIFAGETVDPLSSKVVRSSAGSIFHLPVARDTNIKDVLGQLRAKGLQILATAADGEVNLDEAEELLAKPTAWLFGNEAHGLGEELLALADHRVRIPIRGRAESLNLATAASICLYESAKVQVTRIADAR, from the coding sequence ATGACAGTAGACCTCGACTTTGAGAACGCATTTACCGAGCGCACGCCGCGCATCGTGAAGGCAGCGAAGCTGCACCGCGCGCCGGAACGCCGGAAGGCGAAGTCGTTCATCGTCGAGGGGGAGAACTCGGTCGAGGCGGCCGTCGCCACGGGCGCGGCCCAGGACGTGTTCGTGACGGAGAAGGCCGCGGAGCGCTTCGAACCCATCGTTCGCATGGCCGGGCACATGAATGTCTACGTGCACCCGATCACCGAGCGCGCGGCCAAGCACCTATCCGACACCAACGCCACGCCGGGCATCTTCGCCGTCTGCGAGCCGGTCCTGTGGTCCACGGGCAAGGCGCTCGGCGGGCGCCCGAACCTCGTGAGCGTTCCCGTGCTCACCAACGACCCGGGCAACGCCGGGACCCTCATCCGCGTGTCGGACGCGATGGGGGCGGACGCGGTCATCTTCGCTGGCGAGACCGTGGATCCGCTCTCCTCGAAGGTGGTGCGCTCCTCGGCGGGGTCGATCTTCCACCTGCCCGTCGCGCGTGACACCAACATCAAGGACGTGCTGGGGCAGCTGCGCGCGAAGGGGCTGCAGATTCTGGCCACCGCGGCCGACGGCGAGGTCAACCTCGACGAGGCGGAGGAGCTGCTGGCCAAGCCGACCGCGTGGCTGTTCGGCAACGAGGCGCACGGGCTGGGGGAGGAGCTCCTCGCGCTGGCCGACCACCGCGTGCGCATCCCGATCCGGGGGCGCGCCGAGTCGCTCAACCTCGCCACGGCGGCCTCGATCTGTCTGTACGAGTCGGCCAAGGTTCAGGTCACCCGCATCGCGGACGCCCGGTAG
- a CDS encoding TetR/AcrR family transcriptional regulator — MTERRNHEEIRATLVEAAIDLAAGGGTAAVTFRGVAARAGVSAGKVQHYFPTAQALQASAQQALTDAARAAVENAVSAGTPRAQIEGIAEALLPADDVSMRDARAHVAFFHSVVNTDPGEFARGPRRVIALVRSILEAADLRAGIDPAHEAKILWGLIDPTAVLGGYRGAEENKAALQYHLDRIFLPKASCA, encoded by the coding sequence GTGACCGAGCGCCGCAACCACGAAGAGATCCGCGCCACGCTGGTCGAGGCCGCCATCGACCTCGCCGCCGGTGGCGGCACGGCGGCCGTCACCTTCCGCGGGGTCGCGGCGCGCGCGGGTGTCTCCGCGGGCAAGGTGCAGCACTACTTCCCCACCGCCCAAGCGCTACAGGCGTCCGCCCAGCAGGCGCTTACCGACGCCGCCCGCGCCGCCGTGGAGAACGCGGTGTCGGCGGGCACGCCGCGCGCGCAGATCGAGGGCATCGCCGAGGCCCTGCTCCCCGCGGACGATGTGTCGATGCGGGACGCGAGAGCCCACGTCGCCTTTTTCCACTCCGTCGTCAACACCGACCCCGGCGAGTTCGCGCGCGGACCACGCCGCGTGATCGCGCTCGTGCGTTCGATCCTCGAGGCAGCCGACCTTCGCGCAGGCATCGACCCCGCCCACGAGGCAAAGATCCTGTGGGGTCTCATCGACCCGACCGCGGTACTCGGCGGCTACCGCGGCGCCGAGGAAAACAAGGCCGCGCTTCAGTATCATCTTGACCGGATTTTCCTGCCTAAGGCCTCTTGCGCGTAG
- a CDS encoding gluconokinase, whose protein sequence is MINEEPQTEYPLQVVLMGVSGCGKTTVAGLLSERLGWEVAEADDFHPRVNIEKMESGHPLTDEDRWPWLRRLRDWMHDHEESTIVTCSALKRSYRDVLRESNPHVVFFHLDGDREVLESRLRTRSGHFFPVHLLDSQLDTLEPLELDEQGFVLDISKEPQELVDSIISAIVREDEGYARLTYETQGE, encoded by the coding sequence ATGATCAACGAAGAGCCACAAACCGAGTATCCGTTGCAAGTCGTGTTGATGGGGGTTTCCGGTTGTGGAAAAACTACAGTCGCTGGGCTCCTTTCAGAGCGCTTGGGCTGGGAGGTGGCTGAGGCCGATGACTTCCATCCGAGGGTAAACATAGAGAAGATGGAGTCGGGTCATCCGCTTACCGACGAAGACCGGTGGCCGTGGCTGCGTCGATTGCGCGATTGGATGCACGACCATGAGGAATCAACGATCGTGACGTGCTCAGCGCTCAAGCGCAGCTACCGCGACGTCCTGCGCGAATCCAACCCACACGTGGTGTTCTTTCACCTTGACGGAGACCGCGAAGTTCTGGAATCACGATTGCGCACCCGTTCCGGGCACTTCTTTCCAGTGCACCTGCTCGATTCCCAGCTGGACACGCTGGAACCGCTAGAGCTTGATGAACAAGGCTTTGTCCTTGACATTTCCAAGGAGCCGCAGGAGCTGGTGGACAGCATCATCTCTGCGATCGTGCGCGAGGATGAAGGATATGCGAGATTGACTTACGAGACTCAAGGGGAGTGA